Proteins encoded by one window of Vibrio algicola:
- the tilS gene encoding tRNA lysidine(34) synthetase TilS, producing the protein MLYPAFCQQLNDPTLSHAQPSTHFVLGLSGGVDSRVMLHLLGKFKAQYPKHQYRAVYVHHGLSDNADHWQRQCEQYCQQADIDFQVEKVTLALGAQVSIEQAAREARYQALSKHIDSNGVLLTGQHGSDQVETFLLALKRGSGPKGLSAMPAQAEFGKGRLLRPFLTLPQSCIQDYAQQHKLNWIEDESNQDTRFDRNFIRHQITPILKARWPHIESTIARSAGLCAEQEDLLQSLLSERLKSMMLPDDSISIESLKQQTKPARDALLRMWIGQQHHLMPSAKQLQQIWQDVALAKTDAAPKFRYGLTQLGRFENRLYVFVVKPDISSQVLEWNVAEELELPNGLGHLQLISGNQTGGLMAEDENIITLRLPEDIQHLQVQFSFNGITAHPESRQHSRKLKKLLQEYKIPTWQRDQIPLLMDKGELVSALGLFVCKPYSGCSHQLRWFKMENDI; encoded by the coding sequence ATGTTATATCCCGCGTTCTGCCAACAACTTAATGATCCTACGTTATCCCACGCCCAGCCTTCGACTCATTTTGTGTTGGGCCTAAGTGGTGGGGTCGATTCACGGGTAATGCTGCACTTGCTCGGGAAATTTAAAGCGCAGTACCCAAAGCATCAATATCGCGCGGTGTATGTCCATCATGGTCTCAGTGATAACGCTGATCATTGGCAACGGCAATGTGAGCAATATTGCCAGCAAGCCGATATTGATTTTCAGGTTGAGAAAGTGACCTTAGCGTTAGGCGCGCAAGTAAGCATTGAACAAGCGGCGCGTGAGGCTCGTTATCAAGCATTGTCTAAGCATATTGATTCAAATGGGGTGTTATTAACCGGCCAACATGGCAGCGATCAAGTCGAAACCTTTTTATTAGCGCTTAAACGAGGCAGTGGTCCCAAAGGGTTATCCGCTATGCCCGCGCAAGCCGAGTTTGGTAAAGGACGGTTGCTTCGCCCATTTTTAACTTTACCTCAAAGCTGTATTCAAGATTATGCCCAGCAGCATAAACTTAACTGGATAGAAGATGAAAGCAATCAAGATACCCGCTTTGATCGCAACTTTATCCGCCACCAAATCACGCCAATATTAAAAGCACGTTGGCCACATATTGAAAGTACCATTGCTCGTAGCGCCGGACTGTGCGCCGAACAAGAAGACTTACTGCAATCGCTTCTTTCTGAGCGCCTGAAGAGCATGATGCTGCCGGATGATTCCATATCAATCGAAAGTCTTAAACAGCAAACTAAGCCTGCGAGAGACGCCCTACTGCGCATGTGGATAGGGCAGCAGCACCATTTAATGCCAAGTGCCAAGCAATTACAGCAAATATGGCAAGATGTGGCACTGGCTAAAACCGACGCTGCGCCTAAGTTTCGTTATGGTTTAACTCAGCTAGGTCGGTTTGAAAATAGATTGTATGTGTTCGTGGTAAAACCGGATATTAGCAGTCAAGTATTGGAATGGAATGTAGCTGAAGAACTTGAACTTCCCAACGGATTAGGTCATCTGCAACTTATCTCTGGTAATCAAACGGGTGGATTGATGGCGGAGGATGAGAATATTATCACTCTGCGTTTACCTGAAGATATTCAGCACTTACAAGTGCAGTTTTCATTTAATGGCATCACCGCTCACCCTGAATCGCGTCAACACAGCCGCAAGTTAAAGAAACTGCTGCAAGAGTATAAAATCCCAACTTGGCAACGTGATCAAATTCCTTTGTTAATGGATAAGGGAGAGCTGGTGTCGGCGCTGGGCTTATTTGTGTGCAAACCTTACAGTGGTTGCTCGCACCAGTTAAGATGGTTCAAGATGGAAAATGATATTTAA
- the gloB gene encoding hydroxyacylglutathione hydrolase: MLTETNIARLSITGLTIETITAFNDNYIWSIQNHDQRCVLVDPGEAAPALSHLQQHNLELDTIILTHHHADHVGGVAELLRHYPKTKVIGPANDPVMMLTQSVHGGDRIDIFGETFLVIDVPGHTAGHIAYVGDGKLFCGDVLFSAGCGRVFEGTYQQMYDSLQKLASLPQETQVYCAHEYTSANLSFALAVEPENDLLHQYRDEVNRLRAQDKPTIPTTLRQEKWINPFLRCQEPNVMKAVSARTDDLSALSVFTALRDWKNDF, from the coding sequence ATGTTAACAGAAACAAATATAGCAAGACTATCGATAACTGGCTTAACGATAGAAACCATAACAGCATTTAATGATAACTACATTTGGTCGATTCAAAATCATGATCAACGTTGTGTATTAGTCGATCCCGGTGAAGCTGCGCCCGCTCTGTCTCATCTACAGCAACATAACTTAGAGCTCGACACTATTATTCTGACCCATCATCATGCCGATCATGTTGGTGGTGTTGCCGAGTTGCTACGTCATTATCCAAAAACCAAAGTGATTGGTCCGGCCAATGATCCGGTTATGATGCTGACTCAATCAGTGCACGGTGGCGATCGTATCGATATTTTTGGCGAAACTTTCCTTGTCATTGATGTACCCGGCCATACTGCTGGGCATATTGCCTATGTGGGTGATGGAAAATTATTTTGTGGTGATGTGTTATTTTCGGCTGGCTGCGGCCGCGTATTTGAAGGCACTTACCAACAAATGTACGACTCATTACAAAAGTTAGCTTCTCTACCACAAGAGACCCAAGTTTACTGCGCTCACGAATATACTTCGGCCAATCTCTCTTTTGCATTAGCGGTAGAGCCAGAAAACGATTTATTACATCAATATCGTGATGAAGTGAACCGCTTACGAGCGCAAGATAAACCTACCATCCCAACCACACTGCGCCAAGAAAAGTGGATCAACCCTTTTCTGCGCTGCCAAGAGCCTAATGTCATGAAAGCGGTATCAGCCAGAACCGATGATCTGTCCGCGCTTTCTGTTTTCACCGCTTTGCGCGATTGGAAAAACGACTTCTAA
- the dnaE gene encoding DNA polymerase III subunit alpha, with translation MSDPKFVHLRIHSDYSMVDGLSKVPPLVKKVAEYGMPAMALTDFTNLCGLVKFYGNAHNHGIKPIIGADFTLQSADFGDELTSLTILAKDNVGYNNLTLLISEAYQRGHVQHQPVIDREWLVNHKEGLIILSGGRVGEIGRALLKGNKPLVDGCIEFYQTHFADHFYLELSRTGRADEESYLHFALDLAEQYNLPVVATNEVVFLSADQFDAHEIRVAIHDGYTLVDPRRPKNYSPQQYLRTEDEMCQLFADIPEALQNSVEIAKRCNVTVRLGEYFLPNFPTEGMSIEDFLVKKSQEGLELRLAFLFPDEKVRLEKRPAYDERLQIELDVVNQMGFPGYFLIVMEFIQWAKDNDIPVGPGRGSGAGSLVAYALMITDLDPLEYDLLFERFLNPERVSMPDFDIDFCMDKRDQVIDHVAEMYGRDAVSQIITFGTMAAKAVIRDVGRVLGHPYGFVDRISKMVPPDPGMTLAKAFDAEPQLAEIYAADEDVKELIDMCRILEGCTRNAGKHAGGVVISPTTITDFAPIYCDSEGHFPVTQFDKNDVETAGLVKFDFLGLRTLTIIDWALGLINPRLKKEGKEAVRIESIDLQDPACFKVLQNSETTAVFQLESRGMKDLIKRLQPDSFEDIIALVALFRPGPLQSGMVDNFIDRKHGREEVSYPDATWQHESLKETLEPTYGIILYQEQVMQIAQILAGYTLGGADMLRRAMGKKKPEEMAKQRSVFKAGAESIGVDGELSMKIFDLVEKFAGYGFNKSHSAAYALVSYQTLWLKTHYPAEFMAAVMTADMDNTEKVIGLVDECIRMKITLLPPDVNSGLYRFNVNEEGAIVYGIGAIKGVGEAPIENIIACREKGGHFKDLFDFCARVDLKKCNKRVIEKLIQAGALDRLGPHRAALMASMEEAVKAAGQFHQAESFGQSDMFGVLTEAPEEIEQAYAQVPEWPEKVWLEGEKNTLGLYLTGHPINAYLKELNKYTQCRLNDLQPTRRDQSLTVAGLVIASRVMTTKRGTRIGLMTLDDRSGRVEVMLFSDALDRYAELLETDKIVIVSGQVSFDDFNGGLKMSAREVMSLADAREKYARGLSISLNETQIDGVFFERFTRILEPYRAGTVPVNIYYQRQNARAKLVLGVEWRVTPEDELLDQLKLLLGSKQVELEFN, from the coding sequence ATGTCTGATCCTAAATTTGTACACCTGCGTATTCACAGTGACTATTCGATGGTCGATGGCCTGTCTAAAGTGCCGCCATTGGTAAAAAAAGTCGCTGAATATGGTATGCCAGCGATGGCGCTCACTGATTTTACTAACTTGTGTGGTTTAGTGAAGTTTTACGGTAATGCGCATAATCATGGCATCAAACCCATTATCGGAGCGGACTTTACCCTTCAATCCGCCGATTTTGGTGATGAACTGACCTCACTCACGATTCTCGCTAAAGATAATGTTGGTTATAACAACCTGACCTTGTTGATTTCAGAAGCCTATCAGCGCGGGCATGTACAGCATCAACCGGTTATTGATAGAGAATGGTTGGTGAATCATAAAGAAGGATTGATCATTCTTTCAGGCGGTCGAGTTGGTGAAATTGGGCGCGCTTTACTGAAAGGCAACAAGCCCTTAGTCGATGGTTGTATCGAATTTTATCAAACTCATTTCGCCGATCATTTCTATTTAGAACTCAGCCGTACCGGTCGCGCCGATGAAGAAAGTTATCTGCATTTTGCCTTAGATCTGGCTGAACAATACAATTTGCCAGTGGTCGCAACCAATGAAGTGGTGTTTCTCTCGGCTGATCAATTTGACGCCCATGAAATTCGGGTGGCAATACATGATGGCTATACCTTAGTCGATCCTCGTCGCCCTAAAAATTACAGCCCGCAACAATACCTGCGCACCGAAGATGAAATGTGCCAGTTGTTTGCCGACATTCCTGAAGCGCTGCAAAACTCGGTTGAAATTGCTAAACGTTGTAATGTTACCGTTCGTTTAGGTGAATACTTCTTACCGAATTTCCCCACCGAAGGGATGTCAATTGAAGACTTCTTGGTCAAAAAATCGCAAGAAGGTTTAGAGCTTCGCTTAGCATTTTTATTTCCAGATGAAAAAGTCAGATTAGAAAAACGCCCAGCTTATGATGAGCGTTTACAGATTGAACTCGACGTAGTGAACCAAATGGGATTCCCCGGTTATTTCTTGATCGTTATGGAATTTATCCAGTGGGCAAAAGATAACGATATTCCAGTTGGACCTGGGCGTGGGTCTGGTGCCGGTTCATTAGTGGCCTATGCCTTGATGATCACCGATTTGGATCCATTGGAATATGACTTACTGTTCGAACGTTTTTTGAATCCAGAACGTGTTTCTATGCCCGATTTCGATATCGACTTTTGTATGGATAAACGCGATCAGGTTATCGATCACGTAGCTGAAATGTATGGTCGTGATGCGGTATCCCAAATTATCACCTTCGGTACGATGGCGGCCAAAGCGGTGATCCGCGATGTGGGCCGCGTGCTCGGTCATCCGTATGGTTTTGTTGATCGTATCTCAAAAATGGTGCCACCGGATCCTGGCATGACACTGGCAAAAGCCTTTGACGCTGAGCCGCAATTAGCTGAAATTTATGCTGCCGATGAAGATGTCAAAGAACTGATCGACATGTGCCGTATTTTGGAAGGTTGTACCCGAAATGCCGGTAAACATGCAGGTGGAGTGGTTATTTCACCCACCACCATCACCGATTTTGCACCAATTTATTGTGACTCAGAAGGCCACTTCCCAGTTACCCAATTTGATAAAAATGACGTCGAAACCGCTGGCTTAGTTAAGTTTGACTTCTTAGGGCTAAGAACGCTAACCATCATTGATTGGGCATTAGGATTAATCAATCCCCGCTTGAAAAAAGAAGGAAAAGAAGCGGTACGGATTGAATCGATCGATCTGCAAGATCCAGCTTGTTTTAAAGTGCTGCAAAATTCAGAAACCACCGCGGTATTCCAGCTTGAATCGCGTGGTATGAAAGATTTGATCAAGCGTCTACAACCGGATAGCTTTGAAGACATTATCGCTTTGGTGGCGCTATTTCGACCGGGGCCGTTGCAATCGGGCATGGTAGATAACTTTATCGACCGTAAACATGGCCGCGAAGAAGTATCATACCCTGATGCAACTTGGCAGCATGAGTCACTAAAAGAAACTTTAGAGCCCACTTACGGCATTATCTTGTATCAAGAACAAGTGATGCAGATCGCCCAGATCTTAGCGGGTTATACCCTAGGTGGCGCCGATATGTTACGTCGTGCGATGGGTAAGAAAAAGCCAGAGGAAATGGCGAAGCAACGTTCGGTATTTAAAGCCGGCGCCGAAAGCATTGGCGTTGATGGCGAACTATCAATGAAAATCTTTGACTTGGTAGAGAAATTTGCCGGTTATGGCTTTAACAAGTCACACTCTGCAGCTTATGCTTTGGTGTCTTATCAAACCCTGTGGTTAAAAACGCATTATCCGGCTGAGTTTATGGCTGCAGTAATGACCGCCGATATGGACAACACCGAAAAAGTGATTGGTTTGGTGGATGAATGTATCCGCATGAAAATCACCTTGCTGCCGCCAGATGTTAACTCCGGCCTCTATCGTTTTAATGTCAATGAAGAAGGCGCAATTGTCTACGGCATTGGTGCGATTAAAGGGGTGGGTGAAGCGCCGATTGAAAATATTATCGCTTGCCGTGAAAAAGGTGGTCATTTTAAAGATTTATTCGATTTCTGTGCACGGGTCGATTTAAAAAAATGCAATAAACGCGTGATTGAGAAGTTAATTCAAGCGGGCGCATTAGATCGGTTAGGACCGCACCGCGCAGCATTGATGGCGTCAATGGAAGAAGCGGTCAAAGCGGCAGGGCAATTTCACCAAGCCGAATCATTTGGCCAATCGGATATGTTTGGGGTATTAACTGAAGCGCCAGAAGAAATCGAACAAGCGTACGCCCAAGTGCCTGAGTGGCCAGAAAAAGTATGGCTTGAAGGTGAGAAAAATACCTTAGGGCTGTATCTAACCGGTCACCCGATTAATGCTTACCTAAAAGAGCTGAACAAATATACTCAATGTCGCCTGAATGATTTACAGCCAACTCGTCGTGATCAATCGTTAACCGTGGCAGGGTTAGTGATCGCATCACGCGTTATGACCACCAAGCGTGGCACCCGAATTGGCTTAATGACATTGGATGATCGATCCGGTCGAGTGGAAGTCATGCTATTCTCAGATGCACTCGACAGGTATGCCGAATTACTCGAAACCGATAAAATAGTGATAGTTTCGGGACAGGTCAGCTTTGATGATTTCAATGGTGGGCTTAAAATGTCGGCGCGAGAAGTCATGAGCTTGGCGGATGCGCGCGAAAAATACGCACGCGGCTTATCGATTTCATTAAATGAAACGCAAATTGATGGCGTATTCTTTGAGCGGTTCACCCGAATTTTAGAACCTTACCGAGCTGGAACTGTGCCGGTCAATATTTATTATCAACGCCAAAATGCCCGAGCAAAGTTGGTGTTAGGCGTTGAATGGCGAGTGACACCAGAAGATGAATTACTCGACCAATTGAAACTTCTTCTCGGTTCTAAGCAAGTAGAACTCGAATTTAACTAA
- a CDS encoding lytic transglycosylase, which yields MKPFIWILVLLLAGCQTAPSTNDNAKISDNEAKTVKAEPTKVKPVEPPKPLTAQQQTDLWKRISMQFTLPIPNDDPTVNYYRTWYLTHPDHLKTVSKRAEPFLYMITTRIEDRGLPLELTLLPVVESAFDPFAYSFGSAAGLWQFVPVTADRFGLERNYWYDGRRDVDAATDAALDYMTYLGNRFDGDWENAIAAYNSGGGRVSSAIRKNKKAGKPTDFFSLDLPKETRSYVPKLLALADILAHEKEYGIEVPPIANKPVLAKVNPNEQVDLAIAAQYAGISVKELQSYNPGFNQWATAPNGPYNFLIPIEKVEQFNQKSVENRGKGVKLIRYKVKSGDTLSVIAKKNQTTTKVIQQANSLDNANIRIGQYLLVPRSTKNNKAYALSANNRLAKTQSVARGKYKTNYTVASGDSFWSIAKQHKVTVDALARWNGMAPKDSLRSGQKLVIWKNNSSGAIMRTVYYSVRDGDTLGDIAEKFKVKSADIIDWNGIDKQKYLKPGQKLKLHVDVKKVGSV from the coding sequence ATGAAACCGTTTATCTGGATATTGGTCCTGCTTTTAGCCGGCTGCCAAACTGCCCCTTCAACTAACGATAATGCCAAAATATCGGACAACGAAGCAAAAACAGTCAAAGCAGAACCGACAAAAGTAAAACCAGTGGAACCACCTAAACCGCTCACGGCGCAGCAACAAACCGATTTATGGAAGCGTATTTCGATGCAGTTTACTCTGCCGATCCCAAATGATGATCCAACCGTCAACTACTATCGCACTTGGTATTTAACGCATCCCGATCATCTGAAAACTGTCTCGAAACGTGCCGAACCTTTTCTTTACATGATCACCACTCGTATTGAAGATCGTGGTTTACCTTTAGAGCTCACCTTATTGCCCGTAGTCGAAAGTGCATTTGACCCGTTTGCTTACTCTTTTGGCAGTGCTGCAGGCTTATGGCAGTTTGTACCTGTTACCGCAGACCGATTTGGTTTAGAGCGCAACTACTGGTATGACGGACGCCGCGATGTCGATGCCGCAACCGATGCTGCGCTTGATTACATGACTTACCTAGGCAATCGCTTTGATGGTGATTGGGAAAATGCGATAGCGGCTTATAACAGTGGTGGTGGCCGTGTTTCTAGCGCCATTCGTAAAAATAAGAAAGCGGGCAAACCGACCGATTTCTTCTCATTGGATCTACCGAAAGAAACTCGTAGCTATGTACCAAAACTATTAGCCTTGGCCGATATTTTAGCCCACGAGAAAGAGTATGGGATTGAAGTTCCACCGATAGCCAATAAACCCGTATTGGCAAAGGTCAACCCGAACGAGCAAGTGGATCTTGCGATTGCTGCTCAATACGCCGGTATTTCAGTTAAAGAACTTCAAAGCTATAACCCTGGGTTTAATCAATGGGCCACCGCGCCTAATGGACCTTACAACTTCTTGATCCCAATTGAGAAAGTTGAACAATTTAATCAAAAATCGGTCGAAAATCGCGGGAAAGGCGTAAAATTAATTCGTTATAAAGTGAAATCTGGCGATACCTTAAGTGTGATAGCCAAAAAAAATCAAACCACCACTAAAGTGATCCAACAAGCCAATAGTTTAGATAACGCCAACATCCGTATTGGTCAATATTTGTTAGTGCCACGCTCAACTAAAAATAATAAAGCTTATGCTTTAAGCGCAAATAACCGCTTAGCTAAAACCCAATCGGTCGCACGCGGTAAATATAAGACCAATTACACTGTTGCCAGTGGGGATAGCTTTTGGTCAATTGCCAAGCAACATAAAGTGACCGTAGATGCCTTAGCTCGTTGGAATGGCATGGCGCCAAAAGATTCACTACGCAGTGGCCAGAAGTTAGTAATTTGGAAGAACAATAGCAGCGGTGCCATTATGCGTACCGTCTACTATAGTGTTCGTGATGGTGACACCCTTGGTGATATAGCTGAAAAATTCAAAGTAAAATCAGCCGATATTATTGATTGGAATGGCATTGATAAACAAAAGTACTTAAAGCCGGGACAAAAACTCAAGCTCCATGTTGATGTGAAAAAAGTAGGCAGCGTCTAA
- the accA gene encoding acetyl-CoA carboxylase carboxyl transferase subunit alpha: MSLDFLEFEKPIAELEAKIEALREVSLHGGNSSVDLGKEISQLETKSLELKKKIFGDLGAWQVAQLARHPRRPYTLDYIEHAFTEFDELAGDRAYADDKAIVGGLARLDGRSVMIIGHQKGRETKEKIRRNFGMPRPEGYRKALRLMEMAERFNIPVITFIDTAGAYPGVGAEERGQSEAIARNLKVMSGLKVPVICNVVGEGGSGGALAIGVGDYVNMLQYSTYSVISPEGCASILWRDSDKAPQAAEAMGLVAPRLKELGLIDQVIEEPLGGAHRDKIEVAENVKAVLLKQLEELDQMDHDNLLERRYQRLMSYGYC, translated from the coding sequence ATGAGCCTAGATTTTCTTGAATTTGAAAAACCTATCGCAGAATTAGAAGCCAAAATTGAAGCGTTGCGTGAAGTTTCATTACATGGTGGTAACTCTTCTGTTGATTTAGGTAAAGAGATCAGCCAACTAGAAACCAAAAGTTTAGAGCTGAAGAAAAAAATCTTTGGCGATCTTGGCGCATGGCAAGTGGCACAACTTGCCCGTCACCCAAGACGTCCTTACACTTTAGATTACATCGAACACGCATTCACTGAATTTGATGAATTAGCAGGGGATCGCGCCTACGCCGACGATAAAGCTATTGTGGGTGGGCTAGCGCGCTTAGATGGTCGTTCAGTGATGATTATTGGTCATCAAAAAGGTCGTGAAACCAAAGAAAAAATCCGCCGTAATTTTGGTATGCCTCGCCCTGAGGGTTACCGTAAAGCGTTACGTTTAATGGAAATGGCGGAACGTTTTAATATTCCAGTCATCACCTTTATTGATACTGCGGGCGCCTACCCTGGCGTTGGCGCAGAAGAGCGCGGTCAATCAGAAGCCATTGCTCGTAACCTTAAAGTCATGTCTGGCCTTAAAGTGCCAGTGATTTGTAATGTGGTTGGCGAAGGTGGTTCTGGCGGTGCATTGGCGATTGGTGTTGGCGATTACGTTAACATGCTGCAATACTCAACCTATTCTGTGATATCACCAGAAGGTTGTGCCTCTATTTTATGGCGTGATTCAGATAAAGCGCCACAAGCGGCGGAAGCGATGGGCTTAGTTGCACCTCGTTTGAAAGAGCTTGGCCTAATTGATCAAGTGATTGAAGAGCCATTAGGCGGCGCGCATCGTGATAAAATTGAAGTGGCAGAGAACGTGAAAGCGGTGCTCTTAAAGCAACTTGAAGAGCTCGATCAAATGGATCATGACAACTTGCTTGAGCGTCGATACCAACGTCTTATGAGCTACGGTTACTGCTAA
- a CDS encoding endonuclease/exonuclease/phosphatase family protein — MKFKRLSKPLGATAAVTLLGFVGFQWVFSVPDKPQLISIDDNQQHIDWNCYQAEQTSSSENQSSPIDKQGELNVLVWNIHKQGDQGWQQALQEYSSQSNLMLLQEASLTPELNQWIGEQAWGASYVNAFKAFGVSAGVLNLSDALPIKACAYTALEPWILLPKSALFAQYALSNGQQLGVINLHSINFTFGTKEFQLQINHLSQAVKSHIGPLIIAGDFNTWSETRTKEVRAKMAQLGMHEVHFSVDNRRRFINGLVFDHVFYRDLELNSAMSPKTTASDHNPMLVKFTLQNQH, encoded by the coding sequence ATGAAATTTAAGCGATTGAGCAAGCCGTTAGGTGCGACGGCGGCGGTGACTTTGCTGGGTTTTGTTGGTTTTCAATGGGTATTTTCAGTACCGGATAAACCGCAATTGATATCGATTGATGATAATCAGCAACATATCGACTGGAACTGCTATCAAGCTGAGCAAACGAGCAGCAGCGAAAACCAATCTTCTCCGATAGATAAACAAGGGGAATTGAATGTGCTGGTGTGGAATATTCACAAACAAGGTGATCAAGGTTGGCAGCAAGCACTGCAAGAGTACAGCTCTCAAAGCAACTTGATGTTATTGCAAGAAGCCAGTTTAACCCCAGAATTGAATCAATGGATTGGCGAGCAAGCATGGGGCGCCAGTTATGTTAATGCTTTTAAAGCGTTTGGGGTGAGTGCGGGAGTGCTTAATTTATCCGACGCTCTGCCGATTAAAGCGTGTGCTTATACTGCGCTAGAACCATGGATTTTATTACCAAAGTCTGCGCTATTCGCACAATATGCTTTATCGAATGGACAGCAATTGGGGGTGATTAACCTGCATTCGATTAATTTCACCTTTGGCACCAAAGAGTTCCAATTACAAATAAACCACTTATCTCAAGCGGTAAAAAGTCATATTGGTCCGTTAATCATTGCGGGTGATTTTAATACTTGGAGTGAGACTCGCACCAAAGAAGTGCGAGCTAAAATGGCTCAACTGGGGATGCATGAAGTCCATTTTTCGGTTGATAACCGACGTCGCTTTATTAATGGTTTAGTGTTTGATCATGTTTTTTATCGTGACTTAGAATTAAACAGCGCCATGTCACCTAAAACGACTGCTTCAGATCATAATCCAATGTTGGTGAAATTTACGCTACAAAACCAACATTAG
- the rnhB gene encoding ribonuclease HII has translation MKVEYPEFEYPQGFLNIAGVDEVGRGPLVGAVVTAAVILDPNNPIEGLTDSKKLSEKKRLALFPEIKQKALAWSIGRCEAWEIDKLNILQATMVAMQRAVEGLDIQPDFVLIDGNRVPNLTMASQAVVKGDLRVAEISAASIIAKVTRDQEMKQLDVQYPQFGFAKHNGYPTKAHLAAIEQFGISHDQALLEQYRKSYKPVKKVLGLTD, from the coding sequence ATGAAAGTAGAATACCCAGAGTTCGAATATCCACAAGGTTTCCTCAATATTGCCGGTGTCGATGAAGTTGGTCGCGGACCCTTGGTTGGCGCCGTGGTCACCGCTGCCGTGATCTTAGATCCAAATAATCCGATTGAAGGGTTAACCGATTCGAAAAAATTATCAGAAAAAAAACGTCTGGCGCTATTCCCCGAAATAAAACAAAAAGCGTTGGCGTGGTCAATTGGCCGTTGTGAAGCATGGGAAATCGATAAACTAAATATTTTACAAGCGACGATGGTGGCGATGCAGCGCGCGGTAGAAGGGTTAGATATTCAACCTGATTTTGTCTTGATTGATGGCAACCGTGTGCCGAACTTAACCATGGCCAGTCAAGCGGTAGTCAAAGGGGATTTACGCGTGGCCGAGATTAGCGCCGCCTCGATCATTGCTAAAGTGACACGCGATCAAGAAATGAAACAACTGGATGTGCAATATCCACAATTTGGTTTTGCCAAGCACAATGGTTATCCGACTAAAGCACACTTAGCCGCGATTGAACAATTTGGTATTAGTCATGATCAAGCTTTACTTGAGCAGTACCGTAAAAGCTATAAGCCGGTAAAGAAGGTTTTAGGACTAACGGATTAA
- the glnB gene encoding nitrogen regulatory protein P-II produces the protein MKKIEAIIKPFKLDDVREALAEVGITGMTVSEVKGFGRQKGHTELYRGAEYMVDFLPKVKLEIVVSDDVVEDCIDCIIKTAQTGKIGDGKIFVSDVSRVIRIRTGEEDDEAV, from the coding sequence ATGAAAAAAATTGAAGCAATCATTAAGCCATTTAAACTAGATGACGTGCGTGAAGCGTTAGCTGAAGTGGGCATTACCGGTATGACAGTATCAGAAGTTAAAGGCTTTGGTCGTCAAAAGGGTCACACAGAGCTTTATCGCGGCGCAGAGTACATGGTCGATTTCTTGCCAAAAGTAAAATTAGAAATCGTGGTGTCAGATGATGTGGTAGAAGATTGCATCGATTGCATTATTAAAACCGCGCAAACCGGTAAAATTGGTGATGGGAAAATTTTTGTCTCTGATGTATCACGCGTGATCCGTATTCGTACCGGTGAAGAAGACGATGAAGCGGTATAA
- a CDS encoding methyltransferase domain-containing protein, which yields MKPARIQKTFAQPHSWQQLKNAQWAFDSIQSRLDEWCPKLFGYHMLKLGGLSCELETSHCNIKHQVHLDITNPRHTIIADAFDLPFIEKSIDTALVCHQLDYCSDPHRLLREVDRIIIDDGYIILTGFNSISLTGLARWYPWRKNNLPWSGRMFSPYRIKDWLGVLNYEVIYSDCSGLFPSKKGEKPFSIWLEHSLGRCASTFGGMYFIVARKRTCPLKPLKPHWELKRRLAPASVGFNKNASSKASCNNQNRLK from the coding sequence ATGAAGCCAGCACGAATTCAAAAAACGTTTGCCCAACCGCATTCTTGGCAGCAATTGAAAAATGCGCAATGGGCTTTTGATTCGATCCAATCTCGTCTTGATGAATGGTGCCCTAAATTGTTTGGCTACCATATGTTAAAGCTGGGTGGTTTAAGCTGTGAGCTTGAAACAAGCCACTGTAATATCAAGCATCAAGTCCATCTTGATATTACTAACCCACGCCATACGATTATTGCCGACGCTTTCGACTTACCTTTTATTGAAAAGAGCATTGATACCGCATTGGTTTGCCATCAGCTCGACTATTGTAGCGATCCTCACCGACTGTTGCGAGAGGTTGATAGAATAATTATCGATGACGGCTATATTATCCTGACCGGTTTTAATTCAATCAGCTTAACAGGATTGGCAAGATGGTATCCGTGGCGCAAGAATAACTTACCTTGGAGTGGGCGTATGTTTAGCCCTTATCGCATCAAGGATTGGTTAGGGGTTTTGAACTACGAAGTTATTTATTCTGATTGCAGTGGTTTATTTCCGTCTAAAAAAGGAGAAAAGCCGTTCTCGATATGGTTGGAGCATAGTTTAGGTCGCTGTGCTTCTACTTTTGGTGGGATGTATTTTATCGTAGCGAGAAAGCGCACTTGCCCATTAAAACCTCTTAAACCTCACTGGGAACTCAAGCGTCGTTTAGCACCTGCCAGTGTGGGTTTTAACAAAAATGCCTCTAGTAAAGCATCTTGCAATAACCAAAATCGCCTTAAATAA